The following are from one region of the Georgenia sp. M64 genome:
- a CDS encoding DUF2231 domain-containing protein — MFDTIQGLPLHPLVVHAVVVLLPLAVAGTLAVAVVPRWRRTFGPLAALVATAGTALVPVATQSGDALVARVGAPAGDHQVLGGQLLWFALPMTLLLWALVALDRRAVPADAPRAAGTGRRAAGDGRPAPRRGVGAMAATTARETRTAGGAVTVVAALAVVAALVAGFQVYRVGESGARSVWGGVGTSQAG; from the coding sequence ATGTTCGACACCATCCAGGGCCTGCCCCTGCACCCCCTCGTCGTGCATGCGGTCGTGGTCCTGCTGCCGCTCGCGGTGGCCGGCACGCTCGCCGTCGCCGTCGTGCCCCGGTGGCGCCGGACGTTCGGGCCCCTCGCCGCGCTCGTCGCGACCGCCGGCACCGCGCTGGTGCCCGTCGCGACGCAGAGCGGCGACGCCCTCGTGGCACGGGTCGGTGCCCCGGCGGGCGACCACCAGGTGCTCGGCGGGCAGCTGCTCTGGTTCGCCCTGCCGATGACGCTCCTGCTGTGGGCGCTCGTCGCGCTGGACCGGCGCGCGGTCCCGGCGGACGCTCCGCGAGCGGCCGGCACGGGCCGGCGCGCGGCCGGCGACGGGCGCCCCGCCCCGCGGCGCGGCGTGGGGGCGATGGCGGCGACGACGGCGCGCGAGACCCGCACCGCCGGTGGGGCCGTGACGGTGGTGGCCGCGCTGGCGGTGGTCGCGGCGCTCGTCGCGGGCTTCCAGGTCTACCGGGTGGGGGAGAGCGGCGCCCGGTCGGTGTGGGGCGGCGTGGGCACGAGCCAGGCGGGCTGA
- a CDS encoding ABC transporter ATP-binding protein: protein MSMGHGGMGGGMGGPGGFGRTLRQDDSVKDHRLRPGTTKRVLAYAAPHRRYIVAFLVLVVVGSLMVVATPLLLQRIIDDGVANGDRRLVVILAGLVAVVAVAEAVLNLLQRWFSSRIGEGLIYDLRTDVFGHVQRQSVAFFTRTQTGSLVTRLNSDVIGAQQAFTSTLSGVVSNVISVTVVLATMMALSWQITVVALLVVPALLLPARRVGRRLAGLRRRGMELNAELGNRMTERFNVAGALLVKLFGDPEREDAEFAERAARVREIGVRTAMSSRVFFAALGAMASLATALVYGVGGVLAIDGVVTIGTLVAFAGLLGRLYGPVTALSNVQVDVMSALVSFERVFEVLDLRPMITDAEDAVDLPAGPLDVELDDVRFAYPRADQVSIVSLEGEPSRSAEALADGGEPAAAVAVGAADPAAGPDGAEAGEADGDASEEVLKGITLRVEPGTMLALVGPSGAGKTTLSTMVARLYDPTTGAVRIGGLDVRRVRQASLHRAVGVVTQDAHLFHDTVRANLLYARPDASGEELFDALRAAHVEPLVQRLPEGLDTVVGERGHRLSGGEKQRVAIARLLLRSPRIVVLDEATAHLDSESEAAVQQALDSAMAGRTSIVIAHRLSTVRKADSIAVVDRGRIVEQGTHAELLAAGGLYAELYETQFSHQHA from the coding sequence ATGAGCATGGGCCACGGCGGCATGGGCGGCGGCATGGGCGGGCCCGGCGGCTTCGGCCGCACGCTGCGCCAGGACGACTCCGTCAAGGACCACCGCCTGCGGCCCGGCACCACCAAGCGCGTGCTCGCCTACGCGGCGCCGCACCGCCGGTACATCGTCGCCTTCCTCGTCCTGGTGGTGGTCGGCTCGCTCATGGTGGTCGCGACCCCGCTTCTCCTCCAGCGGATCATCGACGACGGCGTGGCGAACGGTGACCGGCGCCTCGTCGTGATCCTCGCCGGTCTCGTCGCGGTCGTGGCCGTGGCCGAGGCGGTCCTCAACCTCCTTCAGCGGTGGTTCTCCTCCCGGATCGGCGAGGGCCTCATCTACGACCTGCGCACCGACGTCTTCGGGCACGTCCAGCGGCAGTCGGTCGCCTTCTTCACCCGCACACAGACCGGCTCCCTCGTCACCCGGCTGAACTCCGACGTCATCGGGGCGCAGCAGGCCTTCACCTCCACCCTGTCGGGGGTGGTCTCCAACGTCATCTCCGTCACGGTCGTCCTGGCCACGATGATGGCCCTGTCCTGGCAGATCACCGTGGTGGCGCTGCTCGTCGTCCCGGCCCTGCTGCTGCCCGCCCGGCGCGTCGGGCGGCGCCTGGCGGGCCTGCGTCGGCGTGGCATGGAGCTCAACGCCGAGCTGGGAAACCGGATGACCGAGCGCTTCAACGTCGCCGGTGCCCTGCTCGTCAAGCTCTTCGGCGACCCCGAGCGGGAGGACGCCGAGTTCGCCGAGCGGGCCGCCCGGGTCCGTGAGATCGGTGTGCGGACGGCGATGAGCTCTCGGGTCTTCTTCGCCGCGCTCGGCGCGATGGCCTCCCTCGCGACCGCGCTGGTCTACGGCGTCGGCGGCGTCCTGGCCATCGACGGTGTGGTGACCATCGGCACCCTCGTCGCCTTCGCCGGGCTTCTCGGGCGTCTCTACGGTCCCGTGACCGCCCTGAGCAACGTCCAGGTCGACGTCATGAGCGCGCTCGTCAGCTTCGAGCGCGTCTTCGAGGTGCTCGACCTCCGGCCGATGATCACCGACGCCGAGGACGCCGTCGACCTGCCCGCGGGGCCCCTCGACGTCGAGCTGGACGACGTCCGGTTCGCCTACCCGCGGGCGGACCAGGTCTCCATCGTCTCGCTCGAGGGCGAGCCCAGCCGGAGCGCCGAGGCCCTCGCCGACGGCGGCGAGCCCGCCGCGGCCGTGGCGGTCGGGGCGGCCGACCCCGCTGCGGGACCCGACGGCGCCGAGGCGGGCGAGGCCGACGGCGACGCCTCCGAGGAGGTCCTCAAGGGCATCACCCTGCGGGTCGAGCCGGGCACGATGCTCGCGCTCGTCGGGCCCTCGGGTGCCGGCAAGACCACCCTGTCCACGATGGTGGCCCGCCTGTACGACCCCACCACGGGCGCCGTGCGCATCGGCGGGCTGGACGTGCGCCGGGTCCGCCAGGCCTCGCTCCACCGCGCCGTCGGCGTGGTCACCCAGGACGCGCACCTCTTCCACGACACCGTCCGGGCCAACCTCCTCTACGCCCGCCCGGACGCCAGCGGGGAGGAGCTCTTCGACGCGTTGCGCGCCGCCCACGTCGAGCCGCTCGTCCAGCGCCTGCCCGAGGGGCTCGACACGGTGGTCGGCGAGCGTGGGCACCGCCTCTCCGGCGGGGAGAAGCAGCGCGTGGCCATCGCGCGCCTCCTCCTGCGCTCGCCGCGCATCGTCGTCCTGGACGAGGCGACGGCGCACCTGGACTCCGAGTCCGAGGCCGCCGTGCAGCAGGCGCTGGACAGCGCCATGGCCGGACGGACGTCCATCGTCATCGCCCACCGGCTCTCCACGGTGCGCAAGGCCGACTCCATCGCGGTCGTCGACCGGGGCCGGATCGTCGAGCAGGGCACGCACGCCGAGCTGCTCGCCGCCGGCGGCCTGTACGCCGAGCTGTACGAGACGCAGTTCTCGCACCAGCACGCCTGA